CCCTAGCTCGACTGTAGAGCTTATGCAGATGCCTAAGCTCTACAGTTCAGATTGGAAATCTAATTGAATGGTGCAATTCAATCCCAACAATGCCAAAATTTGTATACAGAAATACATATCCACACACCCCAGCAGCGCGAAGACGACTATTGTCCCAATCACAAGGGGTACACATACAACATAAGCCTTGCAACCATTGGCAGCAGCGGGGCGAttacttttgctttcacaagcttcGGCATCAGCTTCCGAAACCAAAAGGGGGCACACATACATCACACCTAACTAAAGAGTTTGCAAACACTTATACTTCTTGCATTTTCATATGCATTTCATACATTTTTATAAATAATGCATACATTTCTATGATAACACTTCATATATGTTGCAAAGACAATTCATTTCTTACATTCTGAATGACGCACTCTCACAAATTGCATACATTTTTGGATATTAATGCATACAATGGAGAACCAGGGAAAGCACCACCGGTCTCAAACCATCATACTGGGGAAAGCGCTTGCACGCAATCTCTCTGGACTCCCCCGTAAGCGTCTATGAGTGTATGAGTAGGGGGAAGATTTCCataagaaagagatacccaacatgACATTCCTTTGGCAGCTCAGCGGAAGGGGTGTTTGCAAAACATTCAGTTTTACACCACATCTCCGGGAGATTTTCAAACTCCCACCGTTCGGTAATTTCCTGGCCCGGAATTAgccaacggggtgacaggttCAAACACTCATCAAATACTCATCTTGCCTCTGTGCTAACGGATTTACTTATGTATGAATACATTGTGTTGTTTATTTAAAAATGTCAGTAAGTTCTTACATTGATGACTCTTATACTAATTAAGATACACATAAAAGGAAGAATTAATTTCCACTTCAACGACTGGGGCAACCTCCAATAAATCCACGAAGATTCATTGATGCTGAGGCATACATGCTACCACACGACTAATGCCGCCGCTACGTACCTACGGCGAGACAATGTCATCACAACAAAAAACCAACAATGGTACAAAGCGAAGACAACGACACCAAGTCCTATGACGACGACATAGGCACTAAAGCTGGGGGAGCAAAGAACCTCTTGCGGTTCATAAAGCAAGGCTGGAGTGTTACGGAAAAGCTCATGGTGACTATGCTGCCTAcccaaagctatatacaaaattGATGTCGCGAAGATGGTCCGAAGAACGAAGATGACACTTGTTGTTGTTACACGCATTACTGACGATGTACCTTGCTGCTGCGCAACTGATGCTATGAAGTACTTTCGACTTGGGTGACGAAGATCACTCAGGTCGGCCAAGAACTTTCGCCTACTTTGATACCGAAGACGGTCGAACCGAGGACCGGTTGCGAATAACTCATGCTGCTGCTGTACACGACACCGTTGCTGCTCCATCGGAGTTATTTGTTGATTCGGTGTATGCTGTGCTACAAATGGAGTCAGTTTATGAAGATAAACTGATAACCAGAGAAAGCTCAGTTTCAACAAGGAACATGCAAGGGACAAGTTGACAACTTTCACTGCAACTTTCGTataccttcgttttaccttcggTGTAGCATGTTCTTTAACAAaacttttctataaaaaaaaaagccCCAAGCCATTCAACAAGGGGCAGTACTTCTTATTACTTCTTGTTAACGGAAGAGAGTGGTATCTCTCTTATACTTCATACTCCTTATTGAGCATATTTTATGCTCATTATTGGTCAAGGTTCATACTTGTATACCACAAGAATCGATACATCTTACTTTgtatacttcatgcttcttgccGAAGAGTACCTACGGCGGAATTCTTTATTCCTATCATACTTTTATTAATCATTGTCACTTCGATTACCTCTATCCATTATTCGTGCTTTTGCACGAACGAAGCATCACCATTGCCTTGTATCCGCTGAGGTCCTCGTTGTAAAAATTCTCATGGAAAGGTGGACGTGCAAGCTGCTGGTCTGAACGCGGCGTTACTGCTGACGTGTTTTCACTATGGCGTACATACCGCCGACATTGCTATACGGAAGAGACGATGCCACTGCCTATATTACGGTTGTTGAATGCTGCTACAACTAAGCTAACGTTATGGAGTGCTATCAACTCGATGCCAACAAATAACTGGCCAAGAAACGTAAAATTTCCAAGTGCTCCAACGAAGACCATTCGTACAGATGGATTCCACGTTGCCAGTAGGAAAACAAGCATTGAACGATGAAGGATAAATAACTCAGAATGGAGCATGAAATCCTCAACGGGGAGCAAGGATAAGCAAGAGATGTTTCTGAATTCCGGTAAAGAATAGgggcaagtattaatactttgTCGTAATATATTCTTTACCGAAATTCTTCCACGAAGAGCGCAAAAAATCGAAGACAAACAAGGTTTTATTTCACACTCCAATCAAGGGTGTGATCCAAGAAAGGTGGCGTCTAAAGCTACTATACATATGATAACGATTGCAGGCCAACCATTACTGCCATTAACTCTGGACCAGAAGATGTTGCCAACTAATGTTGTTATAAATGGGAGGAAGATGAGATTGAAGGTTGAAGAGCCTTCGATCTTATCTTCGATCTCCTTCCAAGTTAAACGATCAAATGCAACATCATTGTTACCCGAAGATGAAGATAATTACTATAAAGCCTGACGACGAAAACTCGAGTAAACCGATGATACAAGTAACTAACCCAAAAATGCAGTCACTGCGCACCTGATAACCAATATTGCCACTGCGCCAGTATATCCAAAGAAGCAGATACTGTGTACCTTCCAACTACTGTCTAAAGCCATGAAGCATGAAAATCGAAGTCGTCATAGCATGCCGGAGCTGTGTATGTTTCATCGTTATTGCTACCACCTGATGTTGTTATGAGAATGGGGCATCATCGAACAATCACGTTGAACAACTGCATCGGATATGCCCGTTGCTGCCGTGCACCATCGATGTTGTTCCTGGATGAGGCCCGATTAAGCGTCATGAAGTACATTCGACTTGAGTGATGAAGATCAttcaagtcagagaagaataGGGTGAAGAACCTTCGTCTACCTTGATACCGATAAAGATCGAACCAAGGTACGGGTTCTATTATATCAAGATGTTCGAGAACTACGGCGAAGAATAGGGGCAAGTATTAATACCTTCCCGTGTTATATTCTTCACCAAAGTTCCTCCACAAAGAACACAAAAGCCTTTCGACAAGGGGGCATCTAAAGGAAACAACAACCGATGCAATGACAAACAAGATGGAAGTGATTTTTCTCAAGAATTGTTCACCAACAACCCTCAAGAAAATGGGCAAATTGTATACACTATAATCTGTATTGACACGTGGAGGACAATCAGAATCCGCAGATGGATATAATTGTACAACAACACACACCGAATCATTTGCAAGTCTGCTTCATTTTTAAGCTAAGGATAAACAGGTCATTTGGCGGAAGATATTTTCTCCTTAAAAGCCTGATGATTAGGTCTGAGAAGGGGGcgacttcttctcttctctctcgaccTAAAAACTCTCTGCACTTTCCTCTTTTGTAATGAAGTTCCATTGGAACTGAGCAAGGATTAATGAAAACCTTAACTCTCTTttacccgtggatgtagacattctaccgaaccacgtatattgtTGTGTTCTATTTTACTTTACTTTACTGCACTTAATTTTGCTATGATTTATGTTTATATCTCATTCTATCTGTTGATATATCGTTTCTTTCATATGGTTGTGATACCAAATTAAGGGTATTCACAGTGTGTGTGGCGAAAATGCATCTCGGATTTGATTTTTACAGGGAGGTGCATGAGATAAGTAAAAAATATAGAAAGCTTCATCATGATACTGCATTAGCTTTCACACAAATCATAACATATTCCTCATGAATGAGATGCTAGCCGAGTGTTTCAGGACCAAAATGCTGTGATCTGATTTGGTGATTAATGAATGTCATTGTCACTGCGTTCCTTGATCAACTCAGAATCACAGCAACTAGAACGTTTTTGTACATTAGGATAAGCTAGAATTTTTCTGCAAGAATATTTAGCGGCCGTGATGTTGGCGATCTTATGGTCTCGATAACAAGCCTTAGCAAATTTTGGCTAAGTACTGGACACACCCTCTTGGAGTGCCAACCCGGAAAATACAATGTTGGCCATGCAGACCCCTTGTATCGGATGGTCTTTCTTGGTTTACATACCGTTTGCAACAACCATAAACCGTTCCGTTTTAATCATCACTTCGCATTTCATGTATGCAAACACTAAGGCTTGAACCACATAACTTTGGTAAAACTGCAAGATTCTTAATGTACCAAGGAAAATCGTTTCCGTTATATCACATCTTTTGTTTTGCTGCTGGGTTTCACGGTTTTTTAAAGCACTAAATTATCAACCTTATCGAAGTCAGAGTAAAAGTAACCATGAGAGTAAAAGTAAAAAGGTAAGAAATTCAAAAAGATGTAAGatcaaatcaaagacaaaaagccaAGAAAcaattatcataacaagttagaATATAATGCGTCACACAACCAATAATTCATCTTCTTTGACTCCCCCACCTGCTGTCAGCTATAAGCCTATATAAGCTTTTTACCATTCTTAGCTTAGTTGCTTCACATGTTGAACAGCCTTATTAGTAACTAGTTTGcttggaaaaaacaaaaaaaacgtaCTGTTTTATGATGAATTTTGGTACACTAGTCAACagaccgatttgagaaataatacCCCATAAATATTAATACGGGTAAAATTGCAAGATtctgtggattttttttttgtgatatcCTATTATTTGTATTCCCCCGTTGCACTTTAAATTATATTTTAGGAGCTTTCACAACGATTAAGCTTTCACAACGATTAACAGAGATCTGAAAATTTTACATTCTACTATGTCCTTTATATTAGtgtattcaaaaataaatttggaTTTTCAAGACAAAATATTAGGgtgttattgataattttgtggaaaaatatgaaaaccatcAACTCATGTgagaccaaaaagaaaaaaaaccgctAAACACTCATCTAAACTGGAACGAAGAGAATATCATTATTTTGATGTAAGATCACGGATTCAGAAATCATTCAGTCATCATACTAATGGAGGATAAAATTTTGGTAAAGTCGAAAGATTATATCTATAGCGCGTTTGGATCTCACATCAGAAATAGCTTTTCGGTTTTTAAAAGTCAGAAAATCAAAAATCAGTTTGGCTATTAAATTTCAAAACGACTCTTAAAAATCGAAAAGTTAACTTTACTTTTGATTTCGACTTCTGGATAAGCAGATTTGTATCCAAACGCGTTATTAGAATCATTTTTTTCCCGAATCTAATTTTACCATTAGAGTAAGAGTTAAAAAAAATGCAAGgtcaaatcaaagaaaaagtcaaaAAGAAAAGCAGTGATGCTAAATTATGAATATCATACGTCACACCAATAATTCAATTTCTCTGTTTCGCGAATTTTTCTGGATCGcgaattttaccgttttattcgcgtacgtttgcattTCCGAATCCAAGACGCGTATTATGTGACATtttcggattattcgcgaatcgttcacgaactttacgtatcccgaatgatacgtccgtttaATTCGCCAGAAACTCTTTAGCTTTTATGTTTTCAAAGGCCCTATTTTTTGggctttagtgccttccaaacaTACACGACCCAATATTAGACGttattgtaatttttatgaaacaaaaatgacagaagagatttgaaggtgaaggtgagagagatctaaaccactataccacgtcctctttgatgactaatgttgtgtatattattaatatcatcatattaagtttattttttctttaaataactcacatgtATGCATAGAGAttagtctatgaccttataaatattaattatttattatatatagataccgaattttcaaatccaaactcacatttataaatcgaattatacacgtacgtatgccgttccgaattactgacgaatcaagttccgttgaccgaattttggaccgaatttggattttacaaaactGTATAACACTCGTATGTTTGTCATTCCGTACAtttaccgaatcccgaattgctaactagggttcgTACCCATGCTCCTATCAGCTACAAGCCCATAAGCCTAGCTTTTACCGTATTTTGCTTGCTTCCACACACACACTGTGCCTTTAATGCCATATTAAGCATAGTTGCTTCACACGATGAACCACGAAAACTGTAATGTTTTTATATGGATTTGGGTGTAAAAGCAAAAGGCACCCCACAGTCACGAGCAGCCATGATTTTTAGAAATTTGATCTTGGATGTGCAATGTTCCTAATAAAGATATTATTCTATGACCAAAATCTCCTTGTCTTTTACTCATTTTGGTACACCCCCGATCCAAAATTAGTAGACCCATTAACAGTAAAATGAAGATTTTGAGTGGAATCATTATTTATTAGTATTTGTTTActtctgaattcagtaataattaTTTATTAGTATTTGTTTTGATTCCCCCGCCATTTTTTTTAGTGATATCGATGCTGCTGCTGCTCTCAACTACCCAGCAGACTGACAGACATGACATCGCATTACTCTGAGTCTGAGAGCGAAACCGATTCTTTTTTAATGTCGCCTTATCACATCCCCTgctttttacccacaaacacacGCCTTGACCCTCAGAACTCTGCAGCTTTTcagctttttatttattttttctttccccCGCAAGTTAATAAAACGAAACAGGGTCTTCAATCCATGGCGTAACTCCATTGAAGAAATCCCAAGCTATGCCTAATCCATTGAGAAAGTCTGGTTCTAATTCATCCGGTTCAAAAAACTCCTCCTCTTCTGAGAGGGGTTCTGGCTCCCTAGACAGCATAAATGTGGAGGACGGGAACAAGGACAAGGGGTCAGCTTGTTCTAATGGTGGCCAGGGTAAGAAATTGAGTGCTGCTAAGTATAGAGCAATTTTACTCAAGTGCCAAGGAAGGGACCCTAAATCAGGTactagtttttgattatttttttttcaattgaataCTCAAATAGATTGATTCACAGTGTTTTGGGGCAAATGGGTATGTTAGGGGATTATttgatttttgttgatttttgatagataagaagaagaaggtgacagTGGGTCTCAAAGGGGGAAATGACTCCCCTCAAGGGGTTAGGGGGAATATAGGAGGTCAGTGCTGTGGAAGTAACGTTAAGGGAGTGACAAGAGGACAATCTCAATGCTCCAGCAACGGTGAACGGTCTGCAAAAGTTGGAGCTAAAAGGCAAAGCTTGGAAACTGCCATAGTCCATCTGGAAGAGGGAGAGATTAGAGAAGAGAACATAGTTCCTCTGGAACCAGAAAAGGTAAAAATATAACCAATTCTACAAAGGGATGTTGGATTTGCCATTTTCAGGACTAGTTTTAGTTGATTATGGTTCTGATTTCATTGTTGGGTCTTATGTATTTTGCAATAGGATGGAGAGAAGCTTAAAGGCAAGCTTTGTGTAGGAGGAGGAGGAAAAAAATGTTGCAAGGATGTGCAACAGAGGGATTTGAAGCTGATGGCTAAAAGGGGAAATGATTATAATGTCTGTGTTAGATGCAAGCTTGGTGGAAAGCTCTTGTGGGTGACTGTTACTACCTTTATAATCATTCCACATATTTTCATGTTTGGTTGATTTATTGTCGTGTGGCGTTAAATACTGAAAATTGGGAATTCAGACACTTTTTGCTGACACTCCCATGTATTTCAAGTTAAAGTTCATCAATTACATTGGTGACTATTCTGAATTCGCAATTGACCTCGTATCCATGTTGGGTTACAAGATTTATTGTTTTGTTCATTGATTCCTGATTTTAGATATGATTTATTCATGTGTACCCAATCAAATTCATATGAAATACTTCTGGCAACACCTGAAAACATGTTGGTTTATTGTATTCGTTGAACCATGTCCACTTCTTTCTGCTTGGCTACCAATATTAagtatattattatttttgtggCTAGCCATATTTAAGAAAACCATGAGTTGATTTGTTTTTCTCATGTTCAACTGCAGGTGCTGTGACGGGAAGGGTTGCAAAAAGAACTATCATCTCAGATGTCTGGATCCTCCCATGAAGGTTGTGCCACCTGGTGATTGGTATGGTCCCTGCTGCGCTAAGAAGAATAGAGAGTCGGGTGTCAATTCCTTGCCTAGAGCAGTAGAATCCAATTTGGATGCTGTACAAGTGGAATTGGCAGATACTCAAGGCACAGGTACAACTAAAAACAATTTACACAATATTGATTCTGATGACAGTGTTGGGAAACTGAAGGGGAAGCTTGTAGGTGTTGTTGCATCGGAACATAAGTCAGAATCCAAGTTTGTCGAGTCCTGGGTTCCTGTCAAGCTTTCTGATGTGCAGCTTGAGCAGTATTGTAATATCCTACTTTCTAATTCAGCATTACTTCGTTCATCTTCAAAAATTGATACTGTGGAGACTCTCCAGGATGTTCTTATTTCAGCCAGGAAGGTGAGACCTACTTCTGTTGCTGAAGTTGTTAAATTTGTTATGTATGAAAATCTTCATATCTAATATGGCGAGTGCTGTTTCGTTCCTTTAATGTATTGTTGGTAGGTACCATCAGGCTCACATTGTTTCTTATGTGGGATGTGTTTTTGCAGTGTTGCGACCATCCGTATTTTGTGGAACCTTCTTTGCAGAAAATTCTCACAAAGGGTCTGGCAGAAGCCGAGTATTTGAATGTTGGAATAAAAGCAAGTGGCAAACTACAAGTACTTGATAAGATCCTCTTAGAAACAAAAAAGCAAGGTCTAAGAGTCGTAATCATTTTTCAGGTATAAGACTTCTAGAGAATGATTATTACGAGCTATAACCATATATTCTAATTCTTGTTGTGTTCTCATTGTTTTTCTAGAGCACAATGATCGTATTATCTGAGTTGTCACCATATATTATATTCTAATTCTAATGTCTTTGTTGTGGCAGTCGAATGTCGGGTCTAGTGGAATCTCTTCGGGAGATATCTTGGATGATGTTGTATGTCAGAGAAGTGGTGTAGATTCCTACGAACGTGTTGATTGTGGATTGATCGTGCCAAAGAAGCAATTTTCCAAAAACAAGCAAGCTGCCATGAACAGGTTCAATGACAAGGATAAAGGGAGAATTGTGTTTTTACTAGATCGTCGTGCTTGCCACCCAAGCATTAAGCTGTCATCAGTCGATATTGTAATTCTGTATGACAGCGATTTGAACCCGTACAATGATCTGAAAGTTCTGCAGAAGATCACTATTGACTCACAGCATGAGCAGTTAAAACTGTTCCGTTTATATTCAGTATGTACCTTGGAAGAAATGGTTCTAGTTAATGCTAAGCAAGATGTGACTGTTGATGCACAGAATTTAGGCCGTTCCGCAATTCATCAAATGCTTAGATGGGGTGCTTCGTATTCATTCAGACAATTGGTTGAGTTCCATAGTTCCTCTTCATCCTCTAGTTCAATCTTTTCTTCTGAGCATTTGGTGAAAGAATTATTTGGTCCGCTGCCTCAGGAAGGTGGAAGCCCTGGTACAAACAGTTCCTCGATTGTTGTGAAAGTTAGTCAAACTGGAGGGACATATTCTAGTGATGTTTCTCTGCCTGGTGAGCTGGAGATGCAGTCAGTTGACGAAGATCTCCCTCATGTATTTTGGGAAAAACTACTGAATAGGACGATACCGAAGTGGAGATATTTGCCTGATTCTTCCTTATCCCAGAGGACCCGTAAACGAGTTCAATATTTTGAAGGCTCATTAGAAAAGACAGGCTTTGACTATGCTAATGTTCCAAAGAAGAGAAGGACCATGGTTCTGCCCGGTACCATTGATGCGGAAGCTCAAAAACCAGTAGTCGTAGAAGATAAAAGAGAAGTCGGTGGTGTAAACAAAGAAGGTAAAAGGATAGTTGATATTAATGCTTCTGCAGCTGATTATATCGAATGCAGTGAAATAAATGAAATTTATCTCTCTGCAGGAGCATGTGGAACTTCAGCTGGTGATAGCTCTCAATTTCTTCCAAGCCCTGCAGTTCCAACTGGTGCTGCTCGTTTTCGTAAAGCTAATGCAATCTCTAGCGTACCAGCAGCCTTTATAGGCGAGTCTGATAAAATACCTGTGCAGCAAGAGTTGGAAGGAGAGACCAGAGAAGTCCATCAAAGCTGTCAAAAGGTTCTCCTTCCTCCCTCTGATCCTCCATGTCCTGAACCCTTAGTTGAGAACCAGGTAGAGCTAGTAAGTAACTTAACTTCAGGGTCAGCTTCACAGCCTGACAATGGCATCCAGTCTGAACCTCCACATCCTGAACCCCTGGTTGAGGACCAGGTTGAGCTTGTAAATAACTCACCGTTAGGGTCTGCTTCGCAGCATGACATACAGCTAAACGATAGCATTCGACCTGAGCCTCCACGTCCTGTACCAGCAGCTGAGGAGCAGGTTGAGGTTGTAAATAACTCAGCTTTACGGTCTGCTTCGCAGCATAATATACAGCTAGACAATGACATTCAGTCTGAGCCGCCACGTCCTGTGCCACCAGTTGGGGAGGAGGTTGAGCTTGTAAATAACTCAGTGTTAGGTTCTGCTTCACAGCATGACATACAGCTAGACAATGGCATTCGGCCCGAGCCTCCACGTCCTGTACCAGCAGCTGCAGAGCAGGTTGAGCTTGTAAATAACTCAGCTTCAGGGTCAGCTTCACAACCTGACATACAGCTAGAGGATGGCATTCAGCCCAAGCCTCCACATTCTGAAACCCCAGTTGAGGAGCCGGTTGAGCTAGTAATTAACTCTGCTTCAGGGTCAGCTTCACAACCTGACATACAGGTAGACAATGGCATCCAATCTGAGCCTCCATGTCCTGAACCTCGAGTTGCGGAGCAGGTTCAGCTAGTAAATAACTCAGCTTCAGGATCAGCTGCACAGCCTATACTGCTAGATGACGGCATTCAGTTTGAATTATCTTCACATGATGTTGTTGAGCACCTGGAAGCGATTCTTGAACTGCCTATGTCGATTGACACATCACAAGGTGGAAGGGGTACATGTGTATCAGATTCCAGTAGCATGGGTAGTGTCCCAGATTGCAGTAATCGTCCTCAACAAAGTGCTCCGATGAATTCTTATTGGACTTCTCAGTTTGTGCCCCATCATGAACCTGTGTTGAATGAATCCGCACGAATCCGTAACGAGCAGGACCAAGTTGGGGTATTAATCAACTCAGCTCCACAGCCTAGCATCTCCCAGTTGGGACATAACACTTCCTACCAGGCTGCATTTCCAACACAGCCAGCTACAACTGAAGACCATTTTGAGTTGCCTACTTACAATGATGCTCTGCAAGATACAGTTTTGCAGCAGTCTGCGTTTATAGACAGATGTGTAGGTGGAAGTGGTACACGTGTAACAGATTTCCAAAGCTTGGGATTTCCAGTCCGCGTAAGTCATCATCCTTTACATATTACTCCTTTGACTTATGCTTGGACTTCTCAGACTCTGCCCCAAGGTGACCCTCTTTTAAATGAATTGGCAAGAATACGCCAAGAGCGGGAGAAAGCTTTGAAATTCCATGAAGATGCGGTTAGTGTTTACAGTACCTTTTCATTTGTCATTATTCTCGTAGGTGAACTCCTTTAAATCAGTTATATCAgatggattttatttatttttaactctgttttttgtgtgtagaaaaagCGGATCCAATTTGATTGTCACAAGGAGGTGCAAGAGATTTATAAAAAGTATAGCAAGCTTGATTATGATAATGATACTGCATTAGCTCTGACGAAGAATGCAATGGACATGAATTATAGCAAAGTCGCCATGAATGTGATGTTAGCCAAGTATTTAAGGGACAAATGGCAGTGAGGCTACCAGGGCTGCTGGGCACTGAATAACATTCAAGGTACAGGTCCCTCAACTTTGAAttcttctatcgtatttgagAAATGTTCTTGGTGTCTATGGGAATTTTGAAAATTTGAGCTGCATTTAAAATGCCGTAATAATTAATGGTCGTGTGATGCAACAATGATACCAAATGGTTTTATTTGCTTGGGAAAGGAttagatttcattttttttcttcacaagcAATGATCGGTGTAAGAGACGCGGCGTCAGTTAGCTGGTCTCCCAAATTTTGTAAGTCTGTGTAAAAGAGTCTTTTTGTAGAGAACTGAGTAATGACAAATCCTCAACTCAGATACAGATTATAGCGTATTTGCTTTGGTCGTACATGCACATAGATAGGTCTACACATGTATAAACAGTTTATGAAATTATTATTATCAGGTTAaaatttgttctatcgtatttcttggctcctttttttttttgtctaaaaCTCAATTATTTGAACATGTTCAATGCGTACTTGATGAACCACCATT
This is a stretch of genomic DNA from Papaver somniferum cultivar HN1 chromosome 1, ASM357369v1, whole genome shotgun sequence. It encodes these proteins:
- the LOC113321256 gene encoding uncharacterized protein LOC113321256 isoform X2, translating into MPNPLRKSGSNSSGSKNSSSSERGSGSLDSINVEDGNKDKGSACSNGGQGKKLSAAKYRAILLKCQGRDPKSDKKKKVTVGLKGGNDSPQGVRGNIGGQCCGSNVKGVTRGQSQCSSNGERSAKVGAKRQSLETAIVHLEEGEIREENIVPLEPEKDGEKLKGKLCVGGGGKKCCKDVQQRDLKLMAKRGNDYNVCVRCKLGGKLLCCDGKGCKKNYHLRCLDPPMKVVPPGDWYGPCCAKKNRESGVNSLPRAVESNLDAVQVELADTQGTGVVASEHKSESKFVESWVPVKLSDVQLEQYCNILLSNSALLRSSSKIDTVETLQDVLISARKCCDHPYFVEPSLQKILTKGLAEAEYLNVGIKASGKLQVLDKILLETKKQGLRVVIIFQSNVGSSGISSGDILDDVVCQRSGVDSYERVDCGLIVPKKQFSKNKQAAMNRFNDKDKGRIVFLLDRRACHPSIKLSSVDIVILYDSDLNPYNDLKVLQKITIDSQHEQLKLFRLYSVCTLEEMVLVNAKQDVTVDAQNLGRSAIHQMLRWGASYSFRQLVEFHSSSSSSSSIFSSEHLVKELFGPLPQEGGSPGTNSSSIVVKVSQTGGTYSSDVSLPGELEMQSVDEDLPHVFWEKLLNRTIPKWRYLPDSSLSQRTRKRVQYFEGSLEKTGFDYANVPKKRRTMVLPGTIDAEAQKPVVVEDKREVGGVNKEGACGTSAGDSSQFLPSPAVPTGAARFRKANAISSVPAAFIGESDKIPVQQELEGETREVHQSCQKVLLPPSDPPCPEPLVENQVELVSNLTSGSASQPDNGIQSEPPHPEPLVEDQVELVNNSPLGSASQHDIQLNDSIRPEPPRPVPAAEEQVEVVNNSALRSASQHNIQLDNDIQSEPPRPVPPVGEEVELVNNSVLGSASQHDIQLDNGIRPEPPRPVPAAAEQVELVNNSASGSASQPDIQLEDGIQPKPPHSETPVEEPVELVINSASGSASQPDIQVDNGIQSEPPCPEPRVAEQVQLVNNSASGSAAQPILLDDGIQFELSSHDVVEHLEAILELPMSIDTSQGGRGTCVSDSSSMGSVPDCSNRPQQSAPMNSYWTSQFVPHHEPVLNESARIRNEQDQVGVLINSAPQPSISQLGHNTSYQAAFPTQPATTEDHFELPTYNDALQDTVLQQSAFIDRCVGGSGTRVTDFQSLGFPVRVSHHPLHITPLTYAWTSQTLPQGDPLLNELARIRQEREKALKFHEDAKKRIQFDCHKEVQEIYKKYSKLDYDNDTALALTKNAMDMNYSKVAMNVMLAKYLRDKWQ
- the LOC113321256 gene encoding uncharacterized protein LOC113321256 isoform X1, giving the protein MPNPLRKSGSNSSGSKNSSSSERGSGSLDSINVEDGNKDKGSACSNGGQGKKLSAAKYRAILLKCQGRDPKSDKKKKVTVGLKGGNDSPQGVRGNIGGQCCGSNVKGVTRGQSQCSSNGERSAKVGAKRQSLETAIVHLEEGEIREENIVPLEPEKDGEKLKGKLCVGGGGKKCCKDVQQRDLKLMAKRGNDYNVCVRCKLGGKLLCCDGKGCKKNYHLRCLDPPMKVVPPGDWYGPCCAKKNRESGVNSLPRAVESNLDAVQVELADTQGTGTTKNNLHNIDSDDSVGKLKGKLVGVVASEHKSESKFVESWVPVKLSDVQLEQYCNILLSNSALLRSSSKIDTVETLQDVLISARKCCDHPYFVEPSLQKILTKGLAEAEYLNVGIKASGKLQVLDKILLETKKQGLRVVIIFQSNVGSSGISSGDILDDVVCQRSGVDSYERVDCGLIVPKKQFSKNKQAAMNRFNDKDKGRIVFLLDRRACHPSIKLSSVDIVILYDSDLNPYNDLKVLQKITIDSQHEQLKLFRLYSVCTLEEMVLVNAKQDVTVDAQNLGRSAIHQMLRWGASYSFRQLVEFHSSSSSSSSIFSSEHLVKELFGPLPQEGGSPGTNSSSIVVKVSQTGGTYSSDVSLPGELEMQSVDEDLPHVFWEKLLNRTIPKWRYLPDSSLSQRTRKRVQYFEGSLEKTGFDYANVPKKRRTMVLPGTIDAEAQKPVVVEDKREVGGVNKEGACGTSAGDSSQFLPSPAVPTGAARFRKANAISSVPAAFIGESDKIPVQQELEGETREVHQSCQKVLLPPSDPPCPEPLVENQVELVSNLTSGSASQPDNGIQSEPPHPEPLVEDQVELVNNSPLGSASQHDIQLNDSIRPEPPRPVPAAEEQVEVVNNSALRSASQHNIQLDNDIQSEPPRPVPPVGEEVELVNNSVLGSASQHDIQLDNGIRPEPPRPVPAAAEQVELVNNSASGSASQPDIQLEDGIQPKPPHSETPVEEPVELVINSASGSASQPDIQVDNGIQSEPPCPEPRVAEQVQLVNNSASGSAAQPILLDDGIQFELSSHDVVEHLEAILELPMSIDTSQGGRGTCVSDSSSMGSVPDCSNRPQQSAPMNSYWTSQFVPHHEPVLNESARIRNEQDQVGVLINSAPQPSISQLGHNTSYQAAFPTQPATTEDHFELPTYNDALQDTVLQQSAFIDRCVGGSGTRVTDFQSLGFPVRVSHHPLHITPLTYAWTSQTLPQGDPLLNELARIRQEREKALKFHEDAKKRIQFDCHKEVQEIYKKYSKLDYDNDTALALTKNAMDMNYSKVAMNVMLAKYLRDKWQ